The Streptomyces sp. Alt3 genome has a segment encoding these proteins:
- a CDS encoding geranylgeranyl reductase family protein, with the protein MESDEGVSNGDHQAQVIVVGAGPAGSAAALHLARAGVDVLLLEKGTFPRDKVCGDGLTPRGVQQLVRMGVDIDAPGWTRTKGMRWVCGGRQVHIDWPRSGSHPDFGLTRSRHDFDDILARHAVAAGARLCLETKATGPLTDRAGRIVGVSAVAGADRQPRNYRAPVVIAADGASARTALAMGLERDHGKPMATAARRYYRSEARTHDPYLELWADLRCSRTGRDLPGYGWIFPLGDGRVNVGLGALPHRGHGTVDLRATMDRWLARVPAQWGLREENADSPLRSAALPMGFNRRPQYGRGLLLVGDSGGMVSPWSGEGIVQAMEAGEVAAETVALALHRPDGPGREQALHQYASEVNRRWGRYYRLGNTVAELVFARYGYRPLLNRRVMGSPALVHTLARLLTHGSDAPTDDLIDTVVRGVVRMVPASGRRARDLETRRR; encoded by the coding sequence GTGGAGTCAGACGAGGGTGTGAGTAACGGCGACCACCAGGCGCAGGTGATCGTGGTGGGGGCGGGGCCCGCGGGTTCGGCCGCGGCGCTGCACCTGGCGAGAGCCGGAGTGGACGTACTGCTTCTCGAGAAGGGCACCTTTCCCCGGGACAAGGTGTGCGGCGACGGTCTCACCCCCCGAGGGGTGCAGCAGCTGGTCCGCATGGGAGTCGACATCGACGCTCCGGGATGGACACGCACCAAGGGCATGCGGTGGGTGTGCGGAGGTCGGCAGGTACACATCGACTGGCCGCGGTCGGGCAGCCACCCGGACTTCGGACTCACCCGGTCACGGCACGACTTCGACGACATCCTGGCCCGCCACGCCGTGGCCGCCGGAGCGAGGCTGTGTCTGGAGACCAAGGCGACGGGCCCCCTGACCGATCGGGCCGGTCGCATCGTCGGTGTCAGCGCCGTCGCGGGAGCCGACAGGCAGCCGAGGAACTACCGTGCCCCCGTGGTGATCGCCGCCGACGGTGCCTCCGCCCGCACGGCCCTGGCCATGGGCCTGGAGCGGGACCACGGCAAGCCGATGGCCACGGCCGCTCGGCGCTACTACCGCAGCGAGGCCCGCACGCACGACCCCTACCTGGAGCTCTGGGCCGATCTGCGCTGCTCCAGGACCGGACGTGATCTGCCGGGATACGGATGGATCTTTCCGCTCGGCGACGGCCGGGTGAACGTCGGCCTGGGTGCGCTGCCGCATCGTGGTCACGGGACGGTCGACCTGCGGGCCACCATGGACCGGTGGCTGGCCCGGGTGCCCGCGCAGTGGGGGTTGCGGGAGGAGAACGCCGACTCGCCCCTGCGGAGCGCCGCGCTGCCCATGGGGTTCAACCGGAGGCCCCAGTACGGTCGCGGCCTGCTCCTGGTCGGCGACAGCGGGGGCATGGTCAGTCCGTGGAGCGGTGAGGGCATCGTCCAGGCCATGGAGGCGGGCGAGGTCGCCGCCGAGACCGTTGCCCTCGCTCTGCACCGCCCGGACGGCCCCGGGCGTGAGCAGGCTCTGCACCAGTACGCGAGCGAGGTGAACCGTCGCTGGGGGCGCTACTACAGGCTCGGCAACACTGTCGCCGAGCTGGTGTTCGCCCGCTACGGCTACCGTCCGCTCCTCAATCGGCGCGTCATGGGCTCGCCGGCACTGGTGCACACCCTCGCGCGGCTCCTGACACACGGGAGTGACGCCCCCACGGACGACCTGATCGACACCGTGGTCCGCGGTGTCGTACGGATGGTTCCCGCGTCGGGCCGCCGCGCACGCGACCTGGAGACCCGCCGGCGGTGA
- a CDS encoding Lrp/AsnC family transcriptional regulator has protein sequence MRHAVDRDILFHLQQDGRLSSVDLAKRVGPTPPPCLRRVERLEESGVITGYRAAIDPAALGRQLEVLVDVEIYAQDRKSFEAFEATVAAHDEVVECRRMYGRPDYFLGVAVSDHAAYEAFVTEKLSGLPAVLRLESHLTMKTVKMNG, from the coding sequence GTGCGGCATGCGGTCGACCGCGACATCTTGTTCCATCTGCAGCAGGACGGCCGGCTGTCCAGCGTCGACCTGGCCAAGCGGGTGGGTCCGACCCCGCCACCCTGTCTGCGCCGGGTCGAACGGCTGGAGGAGAGCGGCGTCATCACGGGCTACAGGGCAGCCATCGATCCCGCCGCTCTCGGGCGTCAACTGGAGGTCCTCGTCGACGTGGAGATCTACGCCCAGGACCGCAAGAGCTTCGAAGCCTTCGAAGCGACGGTGGCCGCCCATGACGAGGTCGTCGAGTGCCGGCGCATGTACGGCCGCCCCGACTACTTCCTCGGCGTCGCCGTGTCCGACCATGCCGCCTACGAGGCCTTCGTCACCGAGAAACTCAGCGGCCTCCCCGCCGTACTGCGTCTCGAGTCCCACCTCACGATGAAGACGGTCAAGATGAACGGCTGA
- a CDS encoding AzlC family ABC transporter permease, with protein MVVVAAPPVYIAVAAFLVNARHTCYALSFPLERVRGRLAKAYSTFSLTDEAYASHRHRAFPRLARAADPVARFFTHLYRAGSATAGALLGSLIPDSVTGLDFALTALFAVLALDAVRDLRRGPAHLRTRAG; from the coding sequence ATGGTCGTCGTCGCGGCCCCGCCGGTGTACATAGCCGTGGCGGCCTTCCTGGTGAACGCCCGGCACACCTGCTACGCACTGTCCTTCCCCCTGGAACGCGTACGGGGCCGCCTCGCCAAGGCGTACAGCACCTTCTCACTCACCGATGAGGCATACGCCTCTCACCGCCACCGGGCGTTCCCGCGCCTGGCCCGGGCGGCGGATCCTGTGGCTCGGTTCTTCACGCACCTGTACCGGGCCGGCAGCGCCACCGCCGGTGCCCTGCTCGGCTCCCTGATCCCCGACAGCGTCACCGGCCTGGACTTCGCCCTGACGGCCCTGTTCGCCGTCCTGGCCCTCGACGCCGTCCGAGACCTGCGCCGGGGACCTGCCCACCTCCGCACTCGCGCCGGCTGA
- a CDS encoding MFS transporter — MTTTDPALPGHASRPAHRDGNVLRWLTAHTASLVGDSVYFVALGWSAQKAAGPAEVGLVMAAGALPRALLMLVGGVVADRFDPRRVILGSDVLRCLLILSVAAGIALSAPALWMLVAVALVFGAVDALFVPAIGALPPRITGPGQLARVSGMRSLSMRLSQIAGPPIGGLAMGLGGAAAAFTVAGLLFALSLPFLSTMRVRPLEKPGGEQPENGTVRQDLLDGLRYIRRHRLVGPLVVVGALCELGLVGTLNVGMILLNAERGWGPSGYGWIVSGFGAGAAAGAALLSVVGRLPRAGLLLAGTLLVSSAGAVSIALVPALWIAVAMALVTGLCAGTFGGVNNALVQAATDPAYLGRVTSVVMLAMVGLAPLGYPLVGAAIGAWGSAPVFVGCGAFACLGVAVVLASGAVRRAELPRAH; from the coding sequence ATGACGACCACCGACCCGGCCCTGCCCGGACACGCCTCCCGGCCGGCCCACCGGGACGGCAACGTGCTGCGGTGGCTCACCGCGCACACCGCCTCGCTCGTCGGCGACAGCGTGTACTTCGTCGCACTCGGCTGGTCGGCCCAGAAGGCCGCCGGGCCCGCCGAGGTCGGACTCGTCATGGCCGCGGGAGCTCTGCCACGGGCGTTACTGATGCTCGTCGGGGGTGTGGTGGCGGACCGGTTCGACCCGCGCCGGGTGATTCTCGGCAGTGACGTGCTGCGCTGCCTGCTCATACTGTCGGTGGCCGCCGGCATCGCTCTGAGCGCACCGGCCCTGTGGATGCTGGTCGCGGTGGCGCTCGTCTTCGGCGCGGTGGACGCGCTGTTCGTACCGGCGATAGGGGCGCTCCCACCGAGGATCACCGGCCCCGGCCAGCTGGCCCGTGTCTCCGGCATGCGTTCCCTGTCGATGCGCCTCAGCCAGATCGCTGGTCCGCCGATCGGCGGACTGGCCATGGGGCTGGGAGGCGCGGCGGCCGCATTCACCGTCGCCGGCCTGCTCTTCGCACTGTCGCTGCCGTTCCTGTCGACGATGCGCGTACGCCCCCTCGAGAAGCCCGGGGGGGAACAGCCGGAGAACGGCACCGTCCGCCAGGACCTGCTGGACGGGCTGCGCTACATCCGCCGCCACCGCCTCGTCGGTCCACTCGTCGTGGTCGGCGCCCTCTGCGAGCTCGGGCTCGTCGGCACCCTCAACGTCGGCATGATCCTCCTCAACGCGGAGCGCGGCTGGGGACCTTCCGGCTACGGCTGGATCGTGAGCGGCTTCGGTGCGGGGGCGGCTGCGGGTGCCGCGCTCCTCAGCGTCGTCGGCCGGCTGCCCCGTGCCGGCCTCCTGCTGGCCGGCACGTTGCTCGTGAGCTCCGCGGGAGCCGTCTCCATCGCCCTGGTGCCCGCCCTGTGGATCGCGGTGGCCATGGCCCTGGTCACCGGGCTGTGCGCAGGCACCTTCGGCGGTGTGAACAACGCACTCGTCCAGGCCGCGACCGATCCCGCCTATCTCGGCCGGGTCACTTCCGTCGTCATGCTCGCCATGGTCGGTCTCGCGCCTCTCGGCTACCCACTGGTCGGCGCCGCCATCGGCGCCTGGGGCAGCGCCCCGGTGTTCGTCGGCTGCGGAGCCTTCGCCTGCCTCGGCGTGGCGGTCGTCCTGGCCTCCGGAGCGGTACGGCGCGCCGAACTGCCCAGGGCGCACTGA
- a CDS encoding ArsR/SmtB family transcription factor encodes MSEKRAPEQITDLRRLKAFTNPLRMRLYRLLYAAGTATASQLAEQVDQAPSLVSYHLRKLAEHGFVAEASGRSTDGRERWWQVATEEGWGFRSSDFADTPEGAAVTGALARGIFETRVSQYRTYLDQSAAWGKAWTDAAFSSEWLLDLTPAELAEMSEEFTAVARRWRDRVEEAKRTGETDGREHVSVHLHSFPFRP; translated from the coding sequence ATGTCAGAGAAGCGTGCGCCCGAACAGATCACCGACCTGCGCCGGTTGAAGGCCTTCACCAACCCCCTGCGGATGCGGCTCTACCGACTGCTGTACGCGGCAGGCACGGCGACCGCCTCCCAGTTGGCCGAACAGGTCGACCAGGCCCCGTCGCTGGTCAGCTATCACCTGCGCAAGCTGGCCGAGCACGGTTTCGTGGCCGAGGCGAGCGGGCGGAGCACCGACGGCCGGGAGCGGTGGTGGCAAGTGGCGACCGAGGAGGGCTGGGGGTTCCGAAGCTCGGACTTCGCGGACACACCCGAGGGCGCGGCCGTCACCGGTGCGCTGGCCCGGGGCATCTTCGAGACCCGCGTCTCCCAGTACCGCACCTATCTGGACCAGTCGGCCGCCTGGGGCAAGGCATGGACCGATGCCGCGTTCAGCTCCGAGTGGCTTCTCGACCTGACCCCCGCCGAGCTCGCGGAGATGAGCGAGGAGTTCACCGCGGTGGCCCGGCGCTGGCGTGATCGCGTCGAGGAGGCCAAGAGGACCGGGGAGACGGACGGCCGTGAGCACGTGTCCGTGCACCTCCACAGCTTCCCGTTCCGGCCCTGA
- a CDS encoding YciI family protein, with product MAKYLLLKHYRGAPAPANDVPMDRWTPEEISAHMKYMQDFATRLEGTGEYVEGQALSPEGTFVRYDGEGRPPVTDGPFAETKDLIAGWMVIDVDSYERAVELAGELSAAPGAGGKPIHEWLELRPFLGTPPTIAE from the coding sequence ATGGCCAAGTACCTGCTGCTCAAGCACTACCGAGGCGCACCGGCTCCGGCCAACGACGTCCCGATGGACCGGTGGACGCCTGAGGAGATCTCGGCGCACATGAAGTACATGCAGGACTTCGCGACCCGCCTCGAAGGCACCGGCGAGTACGTCGAGGGTCAGGCGCTCTCCCCGGAGGGAACGTTCGTCCGGTACGACGGTGAGGGGCGCCCGCCCGTCACCGACGGGCCGTTCGCCGAGACCAAGGACCTCATCGCCGGCTGGATGGTCATCGACGTCGACAGCTACGAGCGCGCCGTCGAGCTCGCCGGGGAGCTTTCCGCAGCCCCCGGTGCGGGCGGGAAACCGATCCACGAGTGGCTCGAACTGCGTCCGTTCCTGGGCACTCCGCCCACCATCGCGGAGTGA